From Alligator mississippiensis isolate rAllMis1 chromosome 9, rAllMis1, whole genome shotgun sequence, one genomic window encodes:
- the E2F1 gene encoding transcription factor E2F1, whose product MSLDGLEVARDGGSACVAELEALLGAAGGLRVVEQQIVIISTPGELPAPDGDSEAELLLFATPQAPRPGPAAQRPALGRPPVKRKLDLETDHQYIAESFQPSRGKAKNPVKGAKSPGEKSRYETSLNLTTKRFLELLNQSPDGVVDLNWAAEVLKVQKRRIYDITNVLEGIHLITKKSKNNIQWLGSQLTVGTSSQHQVLEKEVQDLQAAERHLDDLIQTCTIQLKLLTEDPENQHSAYVTCQDLRSVADPSEEMVMVIKAPPETQLQVSDPTEAFQISLKSTQGPIDVFLCPEDSSGVCSPVKSPFKAAPEDSTPGSSQTVATSPLLHPAQDVNMPVLTNEQEPLLPGENVLPLKCPADEVSLSPLASVDTLLEQSKDDFSSFLPDEFINLSPPQPQDYHFGLEEGEGISELFDCDFGDFTPLDF is encoded by the exons ATGTCTTTGGATGGCCTGGAGGTGGCCCGGGATGGCGGCAGCGCCTGCGTGGCCGAGCTGGAGGCGCTGCTGGGGGCAGCCGGGGGGCTCCGCGTGGTGGAGCAGCAGATCGTGATCATCTCCACCCCCGGCGAGCTGCCCGCGCCCGACGGAGACAGCGAGGCGGAGCTGCTGCTCTTCGCCACCCCGCAGGCTCCGCGGCCGGGACCCGCCGCGCAGAGGCCCGCCCTGGGGCGCCCGCCG gTGAAGAGGAAGTTGGATTTGGAGACTGACCACCAGTACATAGCAGAGAGTTTCCAGCCATCCCGGGGGAAAGCAAAAAACCCTGTCAAAG GAGCAAAATCTCCTGGGGAGAAATCCCGCTATGAAACCTCTCTGAATTTGACCACCAAGCGTTTCCTCGAGTTGCTGAACCAGTCGCCTGATGGGGTGGTGGACCTGAACTGGGCAGCAGAGGTCCTGAAAGTACAAAAGAGGCGGATCTATGACATCACCAATGTCCTGGAGGGCATCCACCTCATCACCAAGAAATCTAAGAACAACATCCAGTGGCT GGGTAGCCAGTTGACTGTGGGGACATCCAGTCAGCACCAGGTGCTGGAGAAGGAAGTCCAGGACCTTCAGGCAGCTGAGCGGCACCTGGACGATCTCATCCAGACATGCACCATCCAGCTCAAGCTCCTCACTGAAGACCCTGAGAATCAGCA CTCAGCTTATGTGACCTGCCAAGATCTGCGGAGCGTTGCAGATCCCTCTGAGGAAATGGTGATGGTAATAAAAGCCCCTCCGGAGACTCAGCTACAGGTTTCGGATCCAACAGAG GCTTTTCAGAtttctttgaaaagcacccagggCCCCATTGATGTGTTCCTGTGCCCTGAAGACAGCTCTGGAGTCTGTAGCCCAGTTAAGAGTCCTTTCAAAGCAGCCCCTGAGGACTCAACCCCAGGCTCTTCTCAAACAGTGGCGACATCCCCGCTCTTACACCCTGCCCAGGATGTGAATATGCCAGTGTTGACCAATGAGCAAG AGCCTCTCCTGCCTGGGGAGAATGTGCTGCCACTGAAGTGTCCAGCTGATGAGGTGAGTCTGTCACCGCTGGCCTCTGTGGatactctgctggagcagagcaaggACGATTTCTCCAGCTTCCTCCCAGATGAATTCATTAACCTGTCTCCGCCCCAGCCACAGGATTACCACTTTGGCCTGGAGGAGGGTGAAGGCATCAGTGAACTTTTTGACTGTGACTTTGGGGACTTCACACCCTTGGACTTCTGA